The Hyperthermus butylicus DSM 5456 genome includes a region encoding these proteins:
- a CDS encoding putative CRISPR-associated protein encodes MQAHLVIVGTSVLRNALQRAQRGAHDGCSWPGDRCLELLASCADPRRLDRGKCAELRRDSRCWSYVECLVKSDPYGMSAELNAMEWVLGSGCAGVGRIVLYASDTLEGRYAAEILRGFLTGKCRGAEVSERMVSGLGTDFWRGLINIVEAITSDVKELAREGYTVYLNATGGFKPEAGIALLAASLAGPIAAYYKHESMREAVMLPLIPLNVDKGRVLAIVAKLEYLAHHKPKIRLDDPQLVEVQWILYFLAQSGALESLGEGYYKVTDCAAEILTLVSKLYLGML; translated from the coding sequence TTGCAGGCACACCTCGTGATTGTTGGTACTAGTGTGCTGCGTAATGCTCTCCAGAGGGCTCAGAGAGGTGCTCATGACGGTTGTAGCTGGCCTGGCGACCGGTGCTTGGAGCTGCTAGCTTCATGCGCTGATCCCCGTAGGCTCGATCGGGGCAAGTGTGCCGAGCTGAGGAGGGATAGCAGGTGTTGGAGCTACGTGGAGTGTCTTGTTAAGAGCGACCCGTATGGGATGAGTGCTGAGCTGAACGCTATGGAGTGGGTTCTCGGCAGTGGCTGTGCCGGTGTGGGCAGAATCGTCCTCTATGCTAGTGATACGCTGGAGGGGAGGTATGCAGCCGAAATACTCAGGGGCTTCCTGACAGGAAAATGCAGGGGTGCAGAAGTGTCCGAGAGGATGGTCTCTGGGCTCGGAACAGACTTCTGGCGGGGACTCATAAACATTGTAGAAGCCATTACCAGCGACGTGAAGGAGCTGGCCAGGGAAGGATACACGGTCTACCTAAACGCTACTGGTGGCTTCAAGCCCGAGGCGGGCATAGCGCTGCTTGCAGCCTCCCTCGCCGGCCCCATTGCAGCGTACTATAAGCATGAGTCTATGAGGGAGGCAGTAATGCTTCCATTGATACCGCTTAACGTGGATAAGGGCCGTGTACTGGCTATAGTGGCAAAGCTCGAATACCTAGCTCACCACAAGCCGAAGATAAGGCTCGACGATCCCCAGCTGGTCGAGGTGCAATGGATACTCTATTTCCTAGCCCAGAGTGGCGCCCTTGAAAGCCTCGGTGAGGGCTACTACAAGGTTACCGACTGCGCAGCGGAGATCCTCACACTAGTATCGAAGCTGTACCTCGGGATGCTCTAG
- a CDS encoding HypC/HybG/HupF family hydrogenase formation chaperone, giving the protein MCLAVPGFVKEVRGDIAIVEFHDGVVREVYASAISDLKPGDMVMVHAGVIIEKVKEDELEKQVREIEELLRSLEEKAEEIEKMVWGK; this is encoded by the coding sequence ATGTGTCTGGCTGTCCCCGGTTTCGTTAAGGAGGTTCGCGGGGATATCGCGATTGTAGAGTTTCACGATGGTGTTGTTAGAGAGGTGTATGCTAGCGCTATCAGCGACTTAAAGCCCGGCGATATGGTCATGGTGCATGCAGGTGTTATAATCGAGAAGGTTAAAGAGGATGAGCTTGAGAAACAGGTTAGAGAAATAGAGGAGCTTCTCCGGAGCCTGGAGGAGAAGGCCGAGGAGATAGAGAAAATGGTTTGGGGCAAGTAG
- the pth2 gene encoding peptidyl-tRNA hydrolase Pth2, protein MVDGTEYKQVIVVRADLKMSRGKLAAQAAHAAVEAVLEILDSGHPEWRRWLEEWRRQGQKKVVVKVDSEAELLRVYQEALRLGLPTSLIADAGRTELPPGTRTAVAVGPAPSPIVDRVTGKLKLL, encoded by the coding sequence ATGGTGGATGGCACGGAGTATAAGCAAGTTATTGTTGTTAGGGCTGATCTAAAGATGAGCCGTGGGAAGCTGGCTGCCCAGGCTGCTCATGCAGCTGTTGAAGCTGTACTAGAGATTCTTGACTCGGGCCATCCGGAGTGGAGGAGGTGGCTGGAGGAGTGGAGGAGGCAGGGCCAGAAGAAGGTCGTGGTGAAGGTTGATAGCGAGGCTGAGCTGCTCCGGGTTTACCAGGAGGCGCTCCGCCTTGGGCTCCCAACAAGCCTCATAGCTGACGCGGGGCGGACAGAGCTGCCACCCGGTACTAGGACGGCTGTGGCTGTGGGGCCAGCGCCTTCACCTATTGTTGACCGGGTAACAGGAAAGCTAAAGCTGCTCTAG
- a CDS encoding 4Fe-4S binding protein — MPRIVRLPGAPPVPGAVDAGSIEEAVEVAVEEASREEEVLIVGRGAWEAYGEAAWRLRMEGGNFYLLEALDADEEKLHRDGASKLFMARLAYLARRRARDAVLEPAGGGKRVSRRTLLRTAVVGSAMDYTEKPIHDQLCGKKPLGDYCSWCLDACDVEGGCAASAALCGVELLHVPGYSRAGLQDMLRLLSITGPGYALIAPRSVLAKLVQELGNSSPGHPVVVVPVSCPYVVGLEELLALRGLGLEPIMVDDGWERELRRCRESRKTYLETVAADYEGITGASLAIVEAGKAVGLVQEEPGLEPLGDALELLGRGLRPLALAVAKRSGVSADLRTGFTGLVIVDQERCTLCGACAKECPTGALKLREEAEGSALLFLHDRCIACGWCREVCPEDAITVKRAINPAIIDSLVSLVAGEELRCIVCGNPVGPTRMVEKVVEKLLASGIDPEKMPTILMCSTCKQKYSLGLIDEAKVDWEALRRFVQRARARTAAG, encoded by the coding sequence TTGCCGCGTATTGTACGGCTTCCTGGGGCGCCACCAGTACCTGGCGCCGTGGACGCCGGGTCTATTGAGGAGGCCGTGGAGGTTGCCGTCGAGGAGGCTTCCCGTGAAGAGGAGGTCTTGATTGTTGGCCGTGGCGCGTGGGAGGCCTACGGCGAGGCTGCGTGGAGGCTGCGGATGGAGGGTGGCAACTTCTACCTCTTGGAGGCCCTCGATGCTGACGAGGAGAAGCTGCACCGTGACGGGGCTTCGAAGCTGTTCATGGCGCGTCTAGCCTATCTTGCTAGACGCCGTGCCCGCGACGCTGTCTTAGAGCCTGCTGGCGGGGGGAAGAGGGTTAGCCGCCGCACGTTGCTCCGCACAGCTGTTGTCGGCTCCGCCATGGACTACACGGAGAAGCCGATACATGACCAGCTCTGCGGGAAGAAGCCCCTCGGAGACTACTGTAGCTGGTGCCTAGACGCTTGCGACGTTGAGGGGGGTTGCGCCGCATCCGCCGCGCTGTGCGGTGTTGAGCTGCTCCACGTGCCCGGGTATTCCCGGGCTGGGCTCCAGGACATGCTGCGGCTCCTCTCCATCACGGGGCCCGGCTACGCCCTAATAGCTCCACGCTCCGTGCTCGCCAAGCTCGTCCAGGAGCTAGGCAATAGCAGCCCCGGCCATCCCGTTGTCGTTGTGCCGGTCTCCTGCCCCTACGTCGTCGGGCTCGAGGAGCTTCTCGCCCTCCGGGGCCTCGGCCTGGAGCCCATCATGGTTGACGATGGCTGGGAACGGGAGCTGAGGAGGTGTAGGGAGAGCCGCAAAACATACCTCGAAACCGTGGCTGCCGACTACGAGGGGATTACCGGGGCCAGCCTCGCCATTGTGGAGGCCGGCAAGGCTGTCGGGCTCGTGCAGGAGGAGCCGGGCCTGGAGCCGCTCGGGGACGCGCTGGAGCTGCTCGGGAGAGGGCTGAGGCCCCTAGCGCTAGCTGTCGCCAAGAGGTCTGGGGTCTCGGCCGATCTGCGGACAGGGTTCACGGGGCTAGTAATAGTTGACCAGGAGCGCTGCACCCTCTGCGGCGCCTGCGCTAAGGAGTGCCCGACGGGCGCCCTCAAGCTGAGGGAGGAGGCGGAGGGTTCGGCTCTGCTCTTCCTGCATGACCGCTGCATAGCGTGCGGCTGGTGCCGGGAGGTCTGCCCAGAGGACGCGATAACGGTTAAGCGGGCCATAAACCCCGCCATCATAGACTCGCTGGTATCCCTCGTGGCAGGGGAGGAGCTGCGCTGCATAGTCTGCGGCAACCCGGTAGGCCCAACGAGGATGGTCGAGAAGGTCGTGGAGAAGCTGTTAGCGTCGGGCATCGACCCGGAGAAGATGCCTACTATACTCATGTGCAGCACGTGCAAGCAGAAGTATAGCCTAGGCCTCATAGACGAGGCGAAGGTAGACTGGGAGGCCCTGCGACGCTTCGTGCAGCGGGCACGAGCTAGGACAGCGGCTGGATAG
- a CDS encoding type II toxin-antitoxin system VapC family toxin: MKAFLDTPLLVYLNTIAEDERRLVYESFYLDILSRYKLYTDVLVLDELIYVSKRKYGIPYSVTLDFIEAIVLPYVTVIGLGEDEYREAARLIAKLNLKPSDALHVAAMKMNGIRLVISEDKELDKVPDVKRVWLTSSP; the protein is encoded by the coding sequence TTGAAAGCCTTTCTCGACACCCCACTACTAGTATATCTCAACACTATAGCTGAGGACGAGCGTAGACTCGTCTACGAGAGCTTCTACCTGGACATACTATCCCGGTACAAGCTCTACACGGATGTACTTGTACTTGACGAGTTAATCTATGTTTCCAAGAGGAAATACGGTATCCCCTATAGCGTAACGCTAGACTTCATAGAGGCTATAGTGCTGCCCTACGTTACAGTAATAGGGCTTGGCGAGGATGAGTACAGAGAGGCAGCTAGGCTAATAGCCAAGCTCAACCTTAAACCCTCCGATGCTCTCCACGTAGCAGCAATGAAGATGAATGGTATAAGGCTAGTGATAAGCGAGGATAAGGAGCTGGATAAAGTACCTGACGTGAAAAGGGTCTGGCTTACAAGTAGCCCATAA
- the hypF gene encoding carbamoyltransferase HypF, giving the protein MANREALRVRVVGLVQGVGFRPFVHRLAERLGLAGYVRNMGGSEVEILVEGPPDSLRLFVSLLEKEKPPPAIIEEMRVEPVPARGLTVFRIEKSSRSRKERSMIPPDFGICDWCAREVLEPGTRFYRYPWTSCAWCGPRFSMMYDIPYDRENTAMREFPFCEECRRDYEDMGNIRRYHAQGFSCPRCGPKTILLDGRGEPLDVEDPVAEAARLIDEGHIVAVKGVGGFHIASLATDDEVVARVRRIKSRPTQPLALMARDCSVAAGLVALDAHACQLLRSPRRPILLLPKRDDAPVSPLVAPGLDTLGIMLPYTGLHLLLLHMVRDGFLVMTSGNRHGMPMCRTVECILDQLGGEIDYILTHNREIVHRVDDSVVRFTAGKPVLLRRARGYAPEWIRISRSVGEHVAVGADLQTAGAVSFDDKVVLTQYIGDLDEPGQLEELEEELKWLIRVYGLRPSSVALDMHPAYESRRLAAKLSEELDAEPVEVQHHHAHAVAAAADAGLDPWDYVPAVTVDGAGYGVDGVIWGGEAMIAGAEGFERTGTIKPFPLPGGDTATKRPLRILIGILSQGWGLDEILQLLEKMGHLGKGISEEEAVTSYKLARSNRTPLASSAGRLLDAVSALLGLRYRRTYEGEPAIVLEAYARRHGGKPLPDEPPATSYKGLSALDPLRVLEWVVEKLEEGVEPWHLAATVMYWVGRHLAETVLENYDGARDKPLLISGGAAVNDYIYMGAADAAKAYGRTVHIPGKVPPGDGGIALGQIIVAAAKTR; this is encoded by the coding sequence ATGGCTAACCGTGAAGCACTACGGGTACGTGTTGTAGGCCTCGTGCAGGGTGTAGGCTTTCGACCGTTTGTACACCGGCTAGCTGAGAGGCTAGGCCTCGCCGGCTACGTCCGCAACATGGGCGGCTCTGAGGTAGAAATACTTGTTGAGGGGCCGCCAGACAGCCTTAGATTGTTTGTGAGCCTGTTGGAGAAGGAGAAGCCACCACCAGCCATCATAGAGGAGATGCGTGTCGAGCCGGTACCAGCTCGTGGCCTCACGGTGTTTCGTATAGAGAAGAGTAGCCGTAGCAGAAAGGAGCGAAGCATGATACCGCCGGACTTCGGCATCTGCGACTGGTGCGCCCGGGAGGTCCTGGAGCCTGGTACAAGGTTCTACAGGTACCCTTGGACCAGCTGTGCCTGGTGTGGGCCAAGATTCTCGATGATGTACGACATACCCTATGACCGTGAAAACACTGCTATGAGAGAATTTCCCTTCTGTGAGGAGTGCCGCCGCGACTACGAGGACATGGGTAATATTAGGAGGTACCATGCGCAGGGTTTCAGCTGCCCCCGCTGCGGCCCCAAAACCATCCTCTTGGACGGTCGTGGCGAGCCTCTAGACGTTGAAGACCCGGTTGCGGAGGCTGCAAGGCTGATAGATGAGGGCCATATTGTCGCTGTCAAGGGGGTTGGTGGCTTCCACATAGCATCCCTTGCAACAGACGACGAGGTCGTGGCCCGGGTTAGGAGGATCAAGTCCAGGCCCACCCAGCCCCTAGCGCTTATGGCTAGGGATTGTAGTGTGGCTGCTGGGCTGGTGGCGCTTGACGCCCATGCATGCCAGCTCCTCCGAAGCCCCCGCCGCCCAATACTCCTACTCCCAAAACGTGATGATGCCCCGGTATCCCCGCTTGTGGCCCCCGGCCTGGACACCCTGGGCATCATGCTGCCGTACACTGGGCTCCACCTCCTACTCCTCCACATGGTGCGGGACGGATTCCTAGTAATGACTAGCGGGAACCGCCACGGAATGCCGATGTGCAGGACCGTGGAGTGTATCCTGGACCAGTTGGGCGGCGAAATAGACTACATACTCACGCATAACAGGGAGATAGTACACCGTGTCGACGACAGTGTTGTACGCTTCACGGCTGGCAAGCCTGTACTCCTAAGGAGGGCTAGGGGCTACGCGCCCGAATGGATACGTATCAGCCGCAGCGTCGGGGAGCACGTAGCGGTTGGAGCCGACCTGCAAACAGCTGGGGCAGTAAGCTTTGACGATAAGGTCGTGCTAACACAATACATCGGAGACCTCGACGAGCCTGGCCAGCTCGAGGAGCTGGAGGAGGAGCTAAAGTGGCTCATAAGAGTCTATGGGCTGAGGCCTAGTAGCGTTGCTCTCGACATGCACCCAGCCTATGAGAGTAGACGGCTAGCTGCAAAGCTCTCAGAAGAGCTAGATGCCGAGCCCGTCGAGGTTCAGCATCATCACGCCCACGCCGTAGCTGCAGCTGCTGATGCTGGCTTGGATCCATGGGACTACGTCCCGGCGGTAACAGTTGATGGTGCAGGCTACGGCGTGGATGGCGTTATATGGGGTGGCGAGGCCATGATCGCTGGTGCTGAAGGGTTTGAGAGAACTGGTACCATAAAGCCGTTCCCCTTGCCGGGCGGCGATACAGCCACCAAGAGGCCCCTAAGAATACTCATAGGCATACTATCCCAGGGCTGGGGCCTGGACGAGATACTACAGCTACTCGAGAAGATGGGCCACCTTGGCAAGGGGATAAGTGAGGAGGAAGCAGTAACCTCCTACAAGCTTGCCAGGAGCAACCGTACACCACTAGCAAGCAGCGCTGGCAGACTCCTCGACGCGGTATCAGCACTCCTAGGCCTAAGGTATAGGAGGACCTACGAGGGTGAACCAGCGATAGTACTAGAGGCCTATGCTAGACGCCACGGCGGCAAACCACTACCCGACGAGCCGCCAGCAACAAGCTACAAGGGCCTCAGCGCTCTCGACCCTCTACGGGTCTTGGAATGGGTTGTGGAGAAGCTGGAAGAGGGTGTGGAGCCCTGGCACCTAGCCGCCACGGTGATGTACTGGGTTGGCCGCCACCTGGCCGAGACAGTGCTAGAAAACTATGACGGGGCTCGCGATAAACCACTCCTCATCTCTGGCGGTGCAGCAGTAAACGACTACATCTACATGGGTGCGGCAGACGCCGCCAAGGCGTATGGTAGAACAGTACACATACCTGGCAAGGTGCCGCCAGGCGACGGCGGAATAGCCCTAGGCCAAATAATAGTGGCAGCAGCCAAAACAAGGTGA
- a CDS encoding DUF134 domain-containing protein, producing MAGMPGGPWRWRWTWSRPGRPPKPRLIWFRPRVRAFVPVDEMGRPIPSEPVYLLPDELEALRLVYYEGLTQEEAAKKMNVSRGTLWRALASGRKKLVQALIEGKLLVLVAPEEKPDRERGS from the coding sequence ATGGCAGGTATGCCGGGCGGGCCCTGGCGCTGGCGGTGGACATGGAGCCGGCCGGGGAGACCACCAAAGCCCCGGCTGATATGGTTCCGCCCGCGTGTCCGCGCTTTCGTTCCCGTAGACGAGATGGGAAGGCCGATACCTAGCGAGCCTGTCTACCTATTGCCAGACGAGCTGGAGGCGCTGAGACTAGTATACTACGAGGGGCTTACACAAGAGGAGGCCGCGAAGAAGATGAACGTGTCCCGGGGTACGCTTTGGAGAGCGCTAGCGAGCGGCCGTAAGAAGCTTGTCCAGGCACTCATAGAGGGCAAGCTCCTCGTGCTAGTAGCCCCCGAGGAAAAACCCGATAGAGAGCGGGGGAGCTAG
- a CDS encoding glycosyltransferase family 2 protein, whose product MSADDRGYNDVTVVVPTLNEEKAIGAVIDELLSVGIPRERILVVDGYSTDRTREIAGSKGVRVVLQEGRGKAAAVKTALRYIDTPYTVLVDGDYTYPANYIPEMLEKARKGCDWVGGARVKAEPGAQSLIYKLGNRVLTRLFNLLFGTKLRDVLTGLYLVRTDVLHEVDFEFHGFSVESEIAAHMASQGYRVCEVPILYRRRLDPRKKLGILHGPQIARDMIRLAWRYNPAFLIFILGALLLAPGIALGGYVAYKYLVYGVKHHVKALIATTTMTLAGFNSPPGSAKPLPEEDGDKDYEETPGKDGLEHPEVQLRY is encoded by the coding sequence TTGAGCGCCGATGACAGGGGCTACAACGATGTCACCGTTGTTGTGCCAACGCTGAACGAGGAGAAGGCTATTGGGGCCGTTATAGACGAGCTGCTCTCTGTTGGTATTCCGCGGGAGCGCATCCTGGTCGTGGACGGGTACAGCACTGATCGTACGAGGGAGATTGCCGGGTCGAAAGGTGTACGCGTGGTGCTGCAAGAGGGGAGAGGGAAGGCTGCAGCAGTAAAGACCGCGTTGAGGTACATTGATACCCCTTACACCGTGCTCGTCGACGGCGACTACACGTACCCCGCCAACTACATCCCGGAGATGCTGGAAAAGGCTCGGAAGGGCTGCGACTGGGTTGGCGGTGCGAGAGTGAAAGCAGAGCCCGGAGCGCAATCGCTCATATACAAGCTGGGTAACCGGGTGCTCACAAGGCTCTTCAACCTCCTCTTCGGCACCAAGCTTCGCGACGTGCTCACCGGCCTCTACCTTGTAAGGACGGATGTGCTGCACGAGGTGGACTTCGAGTTCCACGGCTTCAGCGTTGAGAGCGAGATAGCAGCACACATGGCTAGCCAGGGCTACCGTGTATGCGAGGTGCCGATACTCTACCGGCGGAGGCTCGACCCCAGGAAGAAGCTTGGAATTCTCCACGGCCCACAGATAGCCCGGGACATGATCCGGCTCGCGTGGAGGTACAACCCAGCCTTCCTCATATTCATCCTTGGCGCCCTGCTGCTGGCACCAGGCATAGCCCTGGGGGGCTACGTGGCCTACAAGTACCTCGTCTACGGCGTGAAGCACCATGTTAAAGCATTGATAGCTACTACTACTATGACCTTGGCAGGATTTAACTCTCCTCCTGGCAGTGCTAAGCCTCTACCCGAAGAGGATGGAGATAAGGATTATGAGGAAACTCCGGGAAAAGACGGGCTAGAGCATCCCGAGGTACAGCTTCGATACTAG
- a CDS encoding AbrB/MazE/SpoVT family DNA-binding domain-containing protein, producing the protein MTLKLRVGRKGYIILPKAVREAVGIDEGDEVIVEIRDGILLKPAKKRVDVDRIKELLRAHAARLRSIQGRREPAPGEAAADYLEEEFES; encoded by the coding sequence TTGACCCTCAAGCTCAGGGTTGGCAGGAAGGGCTACATTATACTTCCGAAGGCTGTGAGGGAGGCAGTCGGCATCGACGAGGGTGACGAGGTGATAGTTGAAATAAGGGATGGTATACTTCTAAAGCCCGCTAAGAAGCGGGTTGATGTGGATAGGATCAAAGAGCTTCTTAGAGCGCATGCGGCAAGGCTGAGAAGCATTCAGGGAAGACGTGAGCCAGCGCCGGGCGAGGCGGCAGCCGACTATCTCGAGGAGGAGTTTGAAAGTTGA
- a CDS encoding RsmB/NOP family class I SAM-dependent RNA methyltransferase → MVLPEEVAARILAETVRRRASLRDVAVGFFSRNPELDYMKPIVRVLTLGVARHYLLLDRVLVSLGYGPPSHSQRWMLARVLVYEALSGKLKPTRARKLAEKAGLDPDKLLELRGADPREFVKGLSGLDRLSVLYSFPRWMLEELLEARIPDLPKLLEVLNSDPVRWIRIRPGVDRKWLAERLQEQGVVIEPDKDLPDVARIVKGASEATRTREYQEGLYTIQDKASTLVGWVASPRGRVAADPTAGAAIKASHMAWLGARYVVAGDVKPQRLQEAKRTLSRLGLGHIVDLAVGDARMPYWRKLDVVIVDPPCTDIGRLQYEPEVKLWLTRGDLHYYRRLQLRILASVAKSLPRGATIVYSVCTLTRSETVWVLRRLLETHPDVEIVEPEPVLGERPQGLPKAQRMLPHLHKTQGFFIAKLAKIA, encoded by the coding sequence ATGGTGCTGCCGGAGGAGGTTGCCGCTAGGATTCTCGCTGAGACCGTTAGGAGGAGGGCTTCGCTCCGCGACGTTGCGGTTGGGTTCTTCTCCCGGAACCCCGAGCTGGACTACATGAAGCCCATTGTGAGGGTGTTGACGCTTGGCGTTGCAAGGCACTACCTGCTGCTGGACCGTGTCCTGGTGAGCCTAGGGTATGGGCCCCCGAGCCACTCTCAGCGCTGGATGCTAGCCAGGGTCCTCGTGTACGAGGCGTTGTCGGGTAAGCTGAAGCCGACCCGGGCCCGGAAGCTGGCGGAGAAGGCGGGGCTCGACCCGGATAAGCTGCTGGAGCTGAGGGGGGCCGATCCCCGCGAGTTTGTGAAGGGCTTGTCGGGGCTTGACAGGTTGAGTGTGCTCTACAGCTTCCCCAGGTGGATGCTGGAGGAGCTGCTGGAAGCCAGGATACCAGACCTGCCAAAGCTGCTCGAGGTGCTGAACAGTGATCCAGTGCGCTGGATAAGGATTAGACCCGGCGTAGACCGTAAATGGCTTGCAGAGAGGCTGCAAGAGCAGGGCGTCGTCATAGAACCCGACAAAGACCTCCCAGACGTAGCCAGGATAGTCAAGGGTGCCTCTGAGGCCACACGCACCAGGGAGTACCAGGAGGGCCTCTACACGATACAGGATAAGGCCTCCACACTGGTGGGCTGGGTCGCCTCGCCCAGGGGTAGGGTGGCAGCTGACCCCACTGCTGGCGCGGCGATAAAGGCTAGCCACATGGCGTGGCTCGGCGCCCGCTACGTGGTTGCGGGGGATGTGAAGCCGCAGCGCCTCCAGGAGGCCAAGAGGACGCTGTCAAGGCTGGGTCTAGGCCACATCGTGGATCTCGCCGTTGGCGATGCAAGGATGCCGTACTGGAGAAAGCTGGACGTAGTGATAGTGGATCCTCCATGCACTGATATTGGTAGGCTGCAGTACGAGCCCGAGGTCAAGCTCTGGCTCACCAGAGGCGACCTCCACTACTACCGCCGCCTGCAGCTCCGAATACTGGCATCAGTAGCTAAGTCGCTGCCCCGGGGAGCCACGATAGTCTACAGCGTCTGCACCCTCACGAGGAGCGAGACGGTATGGGTTCTCCGGAGGCTCCTCGAAACACACCCCGACGTGGAGATAGTGGAGCCCGAGCCCGTGCTCGGCGAGCGCCCACAAGGCCTACCAAAGGCTCAGCGCATGCTACCACACCTACACAAGACACAAGGCTTCTTCATAGCAAAACTAGCCAAGATAGCATGA
- the hypD gene encoding hydrogenase formation protein HypD — protein sequence MEDPSTLDKQVVNLYGLWRVDKKVIDRLVELIHRVAPIAIRRVGGTIKIMDFCGTHEHSIVWNGIRSLMPEGVELVAGPGCPVCITPAYYVDIAIKFALEGIRVYTYGDAYRLPGSGRPFGDKGRPRSLEEARALGGDVVVVYSFMDAVKHAKRDGKESVFLAVGFETTAPAVAAPLVNGVVPENLTIINVHRLTPPILRYTFERHRNAPIRGVIAPGHVSAVIGAKAWEFVPREYGVPTVVAGFEAHDILLAIFHILAMLAEGRPRLINEYKRVVRWEGNTVAQRYINECCEVTDAAWRGLGFVPQSGLAFRDKYRRYDAMYQYGIKELTPEEWSYDLPPGCRCAEVTLGLAKPTDCPLFMKVCTPGTPYGPCMVSIEGTCSVWARFGGGGLADEIARELGLA from the coding sequence TTGGAGGACCCGTCAACCCTGGATAAGCAGGTTGTGAACCTCTACGGCCTCTGGAGGGTTGACAAGAAGGTTATTGACCGGCTTGTAGAGCTTATACACCGAGTTGCGCCTATTGCTATTAGACGTGTCGGCGGCACCATCAAGATAATGGATTTCTGTGGCACACATGAACACAGCATTGTCTGGAATGGAATCCGCAGCCTCATGCCGGAGGGTGTTGAGCTTGTCGCTGGGCCCGGCTGCCCTGTCTGCATAACACCCGCCTACTACGTCGACATTGCGATAAAGTTTGCCCTAGAGGGGATCCGTGTTTACACCTACGGCGATGCATATCGGCTGCCTGGCTCGGGCCGTCCATTCGGCGATAAGGGACGTCCTCGTAGCCTAGAGGAGGCTCGTGCTCTTGGCGGCGATGTGGTAGTGGTTTACAGCTTTATGGATGCTGTGAAGCATGCTAAGAGGGATGGCAAAGAGTCCGTGTTTCTCGCGGTAGGGTTTGAGACCACGGCGCCTGCTGTAGCAGCGCCACTAGTTAACGGTGTTGTACCAGAAAACCTTACGATCATAAATGTGCACAGACTCACACCGCCAATACTCCGCTACACCTTTGAGCGTCACCGCAACGCCCCAATACGCGGTGTTATAGCGCCAGGCCACGTCTCGGCCGTTATTGGTGCGAAGGCGTGGGAGTTCGTGCCGAGGGAATACGGTGTTCCCACTGTTGTTGCAGGGTTTGAGGCCCATGATATACTCCTAGCAATATTCCACATTCTCGCCATGCTCGCTGAGGGGAGGCCACGCCTCATAAACGAGTACAAGCGTGTAGTCCGCTGGGAGGGCAACACGGTGGCACAGCGCTACATCAATGAGTGCTGCGAAGTCACCGATGCTGCGTGGCGCGGCCTAGGCTTTGTGCCACAGAGCGGCCTAGCCTTCCGCGACAAGTACCGCCGGTACGACGCCATGTACCAGTACGGGATAAAGGAGCTAACACCCGAAGAGTGGAGCTACGACCTTCCACCGGGCTGTCGCTGCGCCGAGGTAACCCTGGGCCTCGCCAAGCCGACGGACTGCCCACTCTTCATGAAGGTATGTACGCCAGGTACACCCTACGGACCCTGCATGGTCAGTATCGAGGGTACATGTAGCGTCTGGGCCCGCTTCGGCGGTGGAGGACTAGCAGATGAGATAGCGAGAGAGCTGGGGCTCGCATAG